One window of Cucurbita pepo subsp. pepo cultivar mu-cu-16 chromosome LG19, ASM280686v2, whole genome shotgun sequence genomic DNA carries:
- the LOC111781124 gene encoding uncharacterized protein LOC111781124, giving the protein MNPMSSISSSSSSPQTPIWVYSNVKHRFFNRIRRFLCSKTPNKPYVSPTHSITTTPKITATSNEVLQVAGADWNCSGGVSGGADESAAALRRTVKKLHFGNWEEKEIAADVIGKMSKEDVKVKKLVVELGVVPALVSMVASDAMGRPEVAVKALLELAKGSFENKALMVEAGILHKLPSDIRAMDESAKHDFARLLLSLSSLINSHFTTALQTNENAIPFIVEILDSTSNFETQKCCIETLHNISTVLENVGPLVSNGVVHTLLKMSSSKALSHRALAALGNLVVTSQGKKAMESSPMVPDALIEIMTWEDKPKSIEFSAYILMILAHQSSEQREKMAKSGIVAVLLEVALLGSPLAQKRAHKLLQWFKNEKQGKVDPHSGPQTGRIVIGSPVNQREAQEGRNMMKNLVTQSLYKNMELITGRANVGDPANLKRLVISTSSKSLPF; this is encoded by the exons ATGAACCCCATGtcctccatttcttcttcttcttcttctcctcaaaCTCCCATTTGGGTTTACTCAAATGTGAAGCACCGGTTCTTCAATCGAATCCGAAGATTCCTCTGTTCCAAAACGCCCAACAAACCGTATGTCTCGCCCACTCATTCAATCACTACTACACCCAAAATCACAGCAACTAGTAATGAAGTTTTACAAGTTGCAGGTGCTGATTGGAACTGTAGTGGCGGAGTTAGCGGTGGTGCCGATGAATCCGCGGCGGCGTTACGAAGGACGGTGAAGAAGCTCCACTTCGGGAACTGGGAAGAGAAGGAGATTGCAGCCGACGTGATTGGAAAAATGTCTAAAGAGGACGTGAAGGTGAAGAAATTAGTGGTGGAACTAGGGGTTGTGCCGGCCTTGGTTTCAATGGTGGCGTCCGATGCCATGGGGCGGCCGGAAGTGGCTGTGAAAGCGTTACTTGAGCTTGCCAAAGGAAGCTTCGA GAACAAAGCCCTCATGGTGGAGGCAGGAATCTTACACAAACTTCCAAGTGACATCCGAGCCATGGATGAATCAGCAAAGCACGATTTTGCAAGACTGTTGTTGTCACTGTCGTCTCTGATAAATTCCCATTTCACTACTGCCTTACAGACGAATGAAAATGCCATCCCATTTATTGTGGAGATTCTAGATTCAACCTCAAATTTCGAAACCCAAAAATGTTGCATTGAAACTCTGCATAACATCTCCACAGTTCTAGAAAATGTAGGGCCTCTGGTCTCAAATGGTGTGGTGCACACCCTCTTGAAAATGTCCTCATCGAAAGCCCTTTCACATAGAGCCCTCGCAGCATTGGGAAACTTGGTGGTGACTTCACAAGGAAAGAAGGCTATGGAGAGCAGTCCAATGGTCCCGGATGCCCTCATAGAGATTATGACATGGGAGGACAAACCAAAATCTATCGAGTTTTCCGCTTATATCTTAATGATATTGGCTCATCAGAGCTCagaacagagagagaagatGGCGAAGTCGGGTATTGTTGCAGTGCTTCTTGAAGTGGCATTACTAGGCAGTCCATTGGCTCAAAAGAGGGCACACAAGCTGTTACAATGGTTTAAGAATGAGAAGCAAGGAAAAGTGGATCCACATTCTGGGCCACAGACGGGTAGAATAGTGATTGGGTCGCCTGTAAATCAGAGAGAGGCTCAGGAAGGGAGGAACATGATGAAGAATTTGGTGACACAGAGCTTGTACAAGAATATGGAGTTGATTACTGGACGGGCCAATGTGGGAGATCCAGCAAATCTCAAGAGATTGGTCATTAGCACCAGTTCTAAAAGTTTACCTTTTTAA
- the LOC111781126 gene encoding 50S ribosomal protein L34, chloroplastic-like — protein sequence MAAISVISSLCVSTVRVPSASLVFSTGSRSSSISLNTANNASARPGLLHCSFLPSSSLSCKSSFSGLSLGLDWSPKIGVGQGKRRSLVVRAGKAALCQTKRNRSRKSLARTHGFRRRMRTTNGRAVLKRRRAKGRKVLCTKSNPSSGKRA from the exons ATGGCAGCGATATCGGTAATTTCGTCCCTATGTGTTTCGACCGTCCGCGTTCCTTCAGCTTCACTTGTATTCTCCACTGGTTCTAGAAGTTCCTCCATATCTCTAAATACCGCAAACAACGCTTCTGCCCGTCCTGGACTGCTTCATTGTTcgtttcttccttcttcctcccTTTCGTGTAAATCATCTTTCTCAG GCTTGTCGTTGGGTTTGGATTGGAGTCCTAAAATTGGGGTCGGACAAGGAAAGCGTCGGAGCTTAGTGGTTAGGGCTGGAAAGGCTGCATTATGTCAGACCAAAAGAAACAGGTCGCGTAAATCCTTAGCTCGGACTCATGGCTTTCGCCGACGAATGCGAACCACCAATGGTAGAGCTGTTCTAAAGCGCAGACGTGCCAAGGGTAGAAAGGTTCTCTGCACAAAGTCCAACCCTAGCAGCGGAAAGCGTGCTTAA